The Spirosoma linguale DSM 74 genome segment AATTGATTCACCGGGTCCGGACCGAACTCCGCTGGGCTTCCCGGACCGACACCCTAACCAGGGCTTATATTTTCTTGTCTGATGGAGAATCGCAGCAGGTGCTGGCCGATCGCTTTAGCCTGCGACTGCGGACCCTGGCGCGCTGGATGAAGCCGGCTTTTAAACGAGACCCAACCGATAACCGCTGGTACTCACAGCTGAGTATCGAGCCCATGCTTGTTGTGTCCGCTTCCGGGATACGCTTCGACCAGCAGCGCACCTACCTGGCCTTGGGTCGTAGAATCCAGAAACATCTGCGGCTGGAAGTAGGCTACATGAATCAATTCACGTTTCAACGCCGGGAGACTGATCGGCTCCATTTGTTTCGGTTTAATCATGGGCTGCACTGGTATGTGTATTTAGAAAGCGGGAGATAGGTCTGCACTGCAAAACGGCGGGGTCGCCGTTTTGCAGTGCA includes the following:
- a CDS encoding Protein of unknown function DUF2490 (PFAM: Protein of unknown function DUF2490); this translates as MHRFLLVVWVFTASTTYAQTYRDQVLNRTVFWSEVNLVYKTAGKWSFQLDHQYRRQADDNGRDLNAFRYPLLQVFRPWINYQLSPPVQVSLSPLGLWWNWGRVSPYQPLTFFQEIRITPQLQITKPLGNGQLIHRVRTELRWASRTDTLTRAYIFLSDGESQQVLADRFSLRLRTLARWMKPAFKRDPTDNRWYSQLSIEPMLVVSASGIRFDQQRTYLALGRRIQKHLRLEVGYMNQFTFQRRETDRLHLFRFNHGLHWYVYLESGR